A genomic window from Streptomyces broussonetiae includes:
- a CDS encoding acyl-CoA dehydrogenase family protein, producing MDHRLSPELEELRRTVEEFAHDVVAPKIGDFYERHEFPYEIVREMGRMGLFGLPFPEEYGGMGGDYLALGIALEELARVDSSVAITLEAGVSLGAMPLHLFGTEEQKREWLPRLCAGEILGAFGLTEPDGGSDAGATRTTARLDADTNEWVINGTKCFITNSGTDITGLVTVTAVTGRKPDGRPRISSIIVPSGTPGFTVAAPYSKVGWNASDTRELSFQDVRVPAANLLGEEGRGYAQFLRILDEGRIAIAALATGLAQGCVDESVKYARQREAFGRPIGANQAIQFKIADMEMKAHTSRLAWRDAASRLVAGEPFKKEAALAKLYSSTIAVDNARDATQVHGGYGFMNEYPVARMWRDSKILEIGEGTSEVQRMLIARELGLAG from the coding sequence ATGGACCACCGTCTCAGCCCCGAGCTGGAGGAACTCCGCCGTACGGTGGAGGAGTTCGCGCACGATGTCGTGGCGCCGAAGATCGGCGACTTCTACGAGCGGCACGAGTTCCCGTACGAGATCGTCCGCGAGATGGGCCGTATGGGCCTGTTCGGGCTGCCGTTCCCGGAGGAGTACGGCGGCATGGGCGGCGACTATCTGGCCCTCGGCATCGCCTTGGAGGAACTGGCCCGGGTCGACTCCTCCGTGGCCATCACCCTCGAGGCCGGGGTCTCGCTGGGCGCCATGCCCCTGCACCTGTTCGGCACCGAGGAGCAGAAGCGCGAGTGGCTCCCCCGGCTGTGCGCGGGCGAGATCCTGGGCGCGTTCGGGCTGACGGAGCCGGACGGTGGCAGCGACGCGGGCGCGACCCGGACGACGGCCCGCCTGGACGCGGACACGAACGAGTGGGTCATCAACGGCACGAAGTGCTTCATCACCAACTCGGGCACGGACATCACGGGTCTGGTGACGGTCACGGCGGTCACCGGCCGCAAGCCGGACGGCAGGCCGCGCATCTCCTCGATCATCGTCCCTTCGGGCACCCCGGGCTTCACGGTGGCGGCGCCGTACTCGAAGGTCGGCTGGAACGCCTCGGACACCCGCGAGCTGTCCTTCCAGGACGTCCGGGTGCCGGCCGCGAACCTGCTCGGCGAAGAGGGCCGGGGCTACGCCCAGTTCCTGCGCATCCTCGACGAGGGCCGGATCGCCATCGCGGCGCTCGCGACGGGCCTGGCCCAGGGCTGCGTCGACGAGTCGGTCAAGTACGCCAGGCAGCGCGAGGCGTTCGGCCGGCCGATCGGCGCCAACCAGGCGATCCAGTTCAAGATCGCGGACATGGAGATGAAGGCCCACACGTCCCGCCTGGCCTGGCGCGACGCGGCGAGCCGCCTGGTCGCCGGGGAGCCGTTCAAGAAGGAGGCGGCCCTGGCCAAGCTGTACTCCTCCACCATCGCGGTGGACAACGCCCGCGACGCCACCCAGGTCCACGGCGGCTACGGCTTCATGAACGAGTACCCGGTGGCCCGGATGTGGCGCGACTCCAAGATCCTGGAGATCGGCGAGGGCACGAGCGAGGTCCAGCGGATGCTGATCGCACGGGAGTTGGGACTGGCGGGCTAG
- a CDS encoding ABC transporter substrate-binding protein — MPFARATHPTRRGILAVGGAIGLGAALVACGDGKGKDGGSDKGTTAARSGPWSFRDDRGQAVKLDKVPANIVAFTGVGAALYDYGVQVKGVFGPTTTKDGKADVQAGDMDVSKVTVLGNTWGQFNIEKYASLAPDVLISTMFDSSGTLWYIPEESKKKISQLAPSVGISVYDRLLTQPLQRMWDLAASLGADMKAARATDAKKRFEAAAARLRAAAKAKPGIKVMAASASDPLFYVSGTNLSVDLEYFKSLGVNFVEPPERAKKQGGGWYESLSWENVDKYPADVIMMDDRTSAIQPADITKPTWKKLPAVKAGQVIARSPEPILSYDKCVPLLTSLAEALEKAKKVG; from the coding sequence ATGCCCTTTGCCCGTGCCACTCATCCGACTCGCCGCGGAATCCTCGCCGTGGGCGGAGCCATCGGTCTCGGTGCCGCGCTCGTGGCCTGCGGGGACGGCAAGGGCAAGGACGGCGGCTCCGACAAGGGCACGACGGCTGCCAGGTCCGGCCCCTGGTCCTTCAGGGACGACCGCGGCCAGGCCGTGAAGCTGGACAAGGTCCCCGCGAACATCGTCGCGTTCACCGGCGTCGGCGCCGCGCTCTACGACTACGGCGTCCAGGTCAAGGGTGTTTTCGGTCCGACGACGACCAAGGACGGCAAGGCCGACGTCCAGGCCGGTGACATGGATGTCAGCAAGGTGACGGTCCTCGGCAACACCTGGGGCCAGTTCAACATCGAGAAGTACGCCTCCCTCGCTCCGGACGTGCTGATCTCGACGATGTTCGACTCCTCGGGCACGCTCTGGTACATCCCCGAGGAGTCGAAGAAGAAGATCTCCCAACTGGCCCCGAGCGTCGGCATCTCCGTCTACGACCGCCTGCTCACCCAGCCTCTGCAGCGCATGTGGGACCTCGCCGCCTCGCTCGGCGCGGACATGAAGGCCGCCCGGGCGACCGACGCCAAGAAGCGGTTCGAGGCCGCCGCGGCCCGGCTGCGCGCCGCCGCCAAGGCCAAGCCCGGCATCAAAGTGATGGCCGCCAGCGCGAGCGACCCACTGTTCTACGTCTCCGGCACCAACCTCTCCGTCGACCTGGAGTACTTCAAGAGCCTCGGCGTGAACTTCGTCGAGCCCCCGGAGAGAGCGAAGAAGCAGGGCGGCGGCTGGTACGAGTCGCTGAGCTGGGAGAACGTCGACAAGTACCCGGCCGACGTCATCATGATGGACGACCGCACCTCGGCCATCCAGCCCGCCGACATCACCAAGCCGACCTGGAAGAAGCTGCCCGCCGTGAAGGCGGGCCAGGTCATCGCGCGCTCGCCCGAGCCGATCCTGTCCTACGACAAGTGCGTCCCGCTGCTGACGAGCCTGGCCGAGGCGCTCGAGAAGGCCAAGAAGGTCGGCTGA
- a CDS encoding siderophore-interacting protein produces the protein MTTAVAAPYRFFSLQVVRTRRLGPSLIRVTFTGDDLCAFDSLGNDQSLSLFLPHPGQSEPVVPLDLGDDWWQAWRELPDDIRAVMRSYTLRAMRRDAGGNVTGIDIDFALHGLEPGASAPAGPASRWAARAGAGDRVLVLGPVVADNRAIRFRPPEDTDLVVLWGDETAVPAATAILESLPAGTRTRAWLEVPHAADIQDVRTEADAEITWLVRHDGSPTAVDAVRAARLPAGERPYVWIAGESGQVKALRRYFVGERGVDRRRVTFVGYWRQGMTEEQLRTAE, from the coding sequence ATGACGACGGCCGTAGCCGCCCCGTACCGTTTCTTCTCCCTTCAGGTCGTACGGACGAGGCGGCTCGGGCCGTCTCTGATCCGGGTCACCTTCACCGGGGACGACCTGTGCGCGTTCGACTCGCTGGGGAACGACCAGTCCCTCTCCCTCTTCCTGCCGCATCCCGGCCAGAGCGAGCCCGTCGTCCCACTGGATCTGGGCGACGACTGGTGGCAGGCCTGGCGCGAACTGCCGGACGACATACGGGCGGTGATGCGCTCGTACACCTTGCGGGCGATGCGGCGGGACGCCGGCGGCAACGTCACCGGGATCGACATCGACTTCGCCCTGCACGGCCTCGAGCCCGGCGCCTCGGCCCCCGCCGGACCCGCCTCCCGCTGGGCCGCCCGGGCCGGCGCCGGCGACCGGGTCCTGGTGCTCGGGCCCGTCGTCGCCGACAACCGGGCGATCCGATTCCGTCCGCCCGAGGACACCGACCTCGTCGTGCTGTGGGGCGACGAGACCGCCGTACCCGCCGCGACCGCGATCCTCGAATCCCTGCCGGCCGGCACCCGCACGCGGGCCTGGCTGGAGGTGCCGCACGCGGCCGACATTCAGGACGTGCGCACCGAGGCGGACGCGGAGATCACCTGGCTCGTTCGGCACGACGGGTCCCCCACGGCCGTCGACGCCGTACGGGCCGCCCGGCTCCCGGCCGGTGAACGGCCGTACGTGTGGATCGCGGGCGAGTCCGGTCAGGTCAAGGCGCTGCGCCGGTACTTCGTCGGGGAACGCGGGGTCGACCGGCGGCGGGTGACCTTCGTCGGGTACTGGCGTCAGGGGATGACCGAGGAACAGCTGCGGACCGCCGAGTAG
- the desA gene encoding lysine decarboxylase DesA — protein sequence MRSHLLNGLTAEHYRSSVTEGVERVAAKLATTDRPFTGVAVDALTPRVDAIDLDAPLGDTTAVLDELEDVYLKDAVYFHHPRYLAHLNCPVVIPAVLGEAVLSAVNSSLDTWDQSAGATLIERKLIDWTARRIGLGPAADGVFTSGGTQSNLQALLLAREEAKTDSVANLRIFASEVSHFSVQKSAKLLGLGQDAVVPVPVGHDKRLQTVALARELERCVQDGLVPMAVVATAGTTDFGSIDPLPEIAGLCAQYGVWLHVDAAYGCGLLASLKYRDRIAGIEHADSVTVDYHKSFFQPVSSSAVLVKDAATLRHATYHAEYLNPRRMTQERIPNQVDKSLQTTRRFDALKLWMTLRVMGADGIGQLFDEVCDLAAEGWQLLAADPRFDVVVAPSLSTLVFRYIPSAVTDPAETDRANLYARKALFASGDAVVAGTKVGGRHYLKFTLLNPETTTADIAAVLDLIAGHAEQYLGESLDRAS from the coding sequence ATGCGCTCGCACCTGCTCAATGGCCTCACCGCGGAGCACTACCGCAGCTCCGTGACCGAAGGAGTCGAGCGGGTGGCGGCCAAACTCGCCACCACCGACCGTCCGTTCACCGGCGTCGCCGTGGACGCCCTCACCCCCCGCGTCGACGCCATCGACCTGGACGCACCGCTCGGCGACACCACCGCCGTCCTGGACGAACTCGAGGACGTCTATCTCAAGGACGCGGTCTACTTCCACCACCCGCGCTACCTCGCCCACCTCAACTGCCCGGTCGTCATCCCGGCGGTGCTCGGTGAGGCGGTGCTCTCCGCCGTCAACTCCTCCCTGGACACCTGGGACCAGTCGGCCGGCGCCACCCTCATCGAGCGCAAGCTCATCGACTGGACGGCCCGGCGCATCGGCCTCGGGCCCGCCGCCGACGGTGTCTTCACCTCCGGCGGCACCCAGTCCAACCTCCAGGCGCTGCTGCTGGCGAGGGAGGAGGCCAAGACCGACTCCGTCGCGAACCTGCGGATCTTCGCCTCCGAAGTGAGCCACTTCAGCGTGCAGAAGTCCGCGAAACTGCTCGGCCTGGGCCAGGACGCGGTCGTCCCCGTCCCCGTCGGCCACGACAAGCGCCTGCAGACCGTGGCCCTCGCCCGTGAGCTGGAGCGCTGCGTGCAGGACGGCCTCGTCCCCATGGCCGTTGTCGCCACCGCCGGCACCACCGACTTCGGTTCCATCGACCCGCTGCCGGAGATCGCCGGGCTGTGCGCGCAGTACGGCGTGTGGCTGCATGTCGACGCGGCCTACGGCTGCGGACTGCTCGCCTCCCTCAAGTACCGGGACCGTATCGCCGGCATCGAGCACGCCGACTCCGTCACCGTCGACTACCACAAGTCCTTCTTCCAGCCGGTGAGTTCCTCCGCCGTCCTGGTCAAGGACGCGGCCACGCTGCGCCACGCCACCTACCACGCGGAGTACCTCAACCCGCGCCGCATGACGCAGGAACGTATCCCCAACCAGGTGGACAAGTCCCTGCAGACCACTCGCCGCTTCGACGCGCTCAAGCTGTGGATGACCCTGCGGGTGATGGGCGCCGACGGCATCGGGCAGCTCTTCGACGAGGTCTGCGACCTGGCGGCCGAGGGCTGGCAGCTGCTCGCCGCCGACCCCCGCTTCGACGTCGTCGTGGCGCCCTCGCTCTCGACCCTCGTCTTCCGCTACATCCCCTCCGCGGTCACCGACCCGGCCGAGACCGACCGCGCGAACCTCTACGCCCGCAAGGCCCTGTTCGCCTCCGGTGACGCCGTGGTCGCGGGCACCAAGGTGGGCGGCCGCCACTACCTCAAGTTCACCCTGCTCAACCCCGAGACGACCACGGCCGACATCGCCGCCGTCCTCGACCTGATCGCCGGCCACGCCGAGCAGTACCTGGGAGAGTCCCTTGACCGCGCTTCCTGA
- a CDS encoding lysine N(6)-hydroxylase/L-ornithine N(5)-oxygenase family protein yields MTALPEASRTHDFVGIGLGPFNLGLACLTEPITELDGVFLESKADFEWHAGMFLDGAHLQTPFMSDLVTLADPTSPYSFLNYLKEKGRLYSFYIRESFYPLRVEYDDYCRWAANKLGRVRFSTTVTEVTYEDEVYVLRTDTGVTYRARHLVLGTGTVPYVPPACRGLSGDFLHNAQYMHRKTELQTKKSITIVGSGQSAAEIYYELLAEIDTRGYELNWVTRSPRFFPLEYTKLTLEMTSPDYIDYFRALPEETRYRLEKQQKGLFKGINSDLIDSIFDLLYQKNVESGDRPVPTRLLTNSSLNTATYQDGSYTLGFRQDEQDKDFEISSEGLVLATGYHYEPPAFLAPVRDRLRFDGHGRFDVARNYSVDTTGRGVFLQNAGVHTHSITSPDLGMGAYRNSCIIRELLGTEYYPVEKTIAFQEFAV; encoded by the coding sequence TTGACCGCGCTTCCTGAAGCCAGCCGCACCCATGACTTCGTGGGGATCGGGCTCGGCCCCTTCAACCTCGGCCTCGCCTGCCTGACCGAGCCGATCACCGAACTGGACGGCGTCTTCCTGGAGTCCAAGGCGGACTTCGAGTGGCACGCCGGGATGTTCCTGGACGGCGCCCACCTCCAGACCCCGTTCATGTCGGACCTGGTCACCCTCGCGGACCCGACCTCGCCGTACTCCTTCCTCAACTACCTGAAGGAGAAGGGCCGGCTGTACTCGTTCTACATCCGCGAGAGCTTCTATCCGCTGCGGGTCGAGTACGACGACTACTGCCGCTGGGCGGCGAACAAACTCGGCCGCGTGCGGTTCTCCACGACGGTCACCGAGGTGACGTACGAGGACGAGGTGTACGTCCTCCGCACGGACACCGGAGTGACGTACCGCGCCCGGCACCTGGTCCTCGGCACCGGCACGGTCCCCTACGTGCCGCCCGCCTGCCGGGGCCTGTCCGGCGACTTCCTGCACAACGCGCAGTACATGCACCGCAAGACGGAGCTGCAGACGAAGAAGTCCATCACCATCGTCGGCAGCGGTCAGAGCGCGGCCGAGATCTACTACGAACTGCTCGCCGAGATCGACACGCGCGGCTACGAACTGAACTGGGTCACCCGCTCGCCGCGCTTCTTCCCGCTCGAATACACCAAGCTGACCCTGGAGATGACCTCTCCGGACTACATCGACTACTTCCGCGCCCTGCCCGAGGAGACCCGCTACCGCCTGGAGAAGCAGCAGAAGGGCCTGTTCAAGGGCATCAACTCGGACCTGATCGACTCGATCTTCGACCTCCTCTACCAGAAGAACGTGGAGAGCGGCGACCGCCCGGTCCCGACCCGCCTGCTCACCAACTCCTCGTTGAACACCGCGACTTACCAGGACGGCAGCTACACCCTCGGCTTCCGCCAGGACGAGCAGGACAAGGACTTCGAGATCAGCAGCGAGGGCCTGGTGCTGGCCACCGGCTACCACTACGAGCCGCCCGCGTTCCTCGCCCCGGTCCGCGACCGGCTCCGCTTCGACGGCCACGGCCGCTTCGACGTCGCCCGCAACTACAGCGTCGACACCACCGGCCGCGGCGTCTTCCTGCAGAACGCCGGCGTGCACACCCACAGCATCACCAGCCCCGACCTGGGCATGGGCGCGTACCGCAACAGCTGCATCATCCGTGAGCTGCTCGGCACCGAGTACTACCCGGTCGAGAAGACCATCGCCTTCCAGGAGTTCGCAGTATGA
- a CDS encoding GNAT family N-acetyltransferase, with product MTFAFRPLDPLKDAELLHGWVTHPKAAFWMMQDATLVDVERAYMEIAADEHHHALLGLQGGEPAFLMEYYDPAHRELVGLYEPLPGDVGMHFLTPATDTPVHGFTRAVITAVLARLFEDPATERVVVEPDVANRAVHALNEAVGFVPEREIRKPEKQALLSFCTREQFLTATGVAV from the coding sequence ATGACCTTCGCCTTCCGCCCCCTCGACCCCCTCAAGGACGCCGAGCTGCTGCACGGCTGGGTCACCCATCCCAAGGCGGCCTTCTGGATGATGCAGGACGCCACCCTGGTGGACGTCGAGCGGGCCTACATGGAGATCGCGGCCGACGAGCACCACCACGCGCTGCTCGGGCTCCAAGGCGGTGAACCGGCCTTCCTGATGGAGTACTACGATCCGGCGCACCGCGAACTGGTCGGTCTGTACGAGCCGTTGCCCGGCGACGTCGGCATGCACTTCCTGACTCCGGCGACGGACACCCCGGTGCACGGGTTCACCAGGGCCGTCATCACCGCCGTGCTGGCCCGCCTCTTCGAGGACCCGGCGACCGAGCGCGTCGTCGTCGAACCGGACGTGGCCAACCGGGCCGTCCACGCCCTGAACGAGGCCGTCGGGTTCGTGCCCGAACGCGAGATCCGAAAGCCGGAGAAGCAGGCTCTGCTGAGCTTCTGCACACGGGAGCAGTTCCTGACGGCGACGGGGGTGGCCGTATGA
- a CDS encoding IucA/IucC family protein, with translation MTLADTVAHLSPERWEQANRQLIRKALAEFAHERLLTPEALDDGRYVVRSDDGLTAYRFTAVRRALDHWQVDAGSLTRHRDGAELPLAAMDFLIELQQTLGLSEEILPVYLEEISSTLSGTCYKLTKPRVTSAELAGSGFQAIEAGMTEGHPCFVANNGRLGFGIHEYLSYAPETASQVRLVWLAAHRSRAAFTAGVGIAYEDFIRQELGEETLERFHATLTAQGLDPADHLLIPVHPWQWWNKLSVTFAAEVARRHLVCLGEGDDEYLAQQSIRTFFNSSDPHKHYVKTALSVLNMGFMRGLSAAYMEATPAINDWLAQLIEDDPVLRSTGLSIIRERAAVGYRHLEYEKATDPCSPYRKMLAALWRESPVPTLKDGESLATMACLLHLDHAGASFAGALIDRSGLTPTEWLRQYLRAYYTPLLHSFYAYDLVFMPHGENVILVLKDGAVQRAVYKDIAEEIAVMDPDAALPPEVRRIRVEVPEDKKLLSIFTDVFDCFFRFLAANLAGEGILAEDGFWRTVAEVTREYQDANPQLAEKFRQYDMFAPEFALSCLNRLQLRNNEQMVDLADPSGALQLVGTLENPIAGF, from the coding sequence ATGACCCTCGCCGACACCGTGGCCCATCTGTCCCCCGAGCGCTGGGAGCAGGCCAACCGGCAGCTCATACGCAAGGCGCTCGCCGAGTTCGCTCACGAGCGCCTGCTCACGCCCGAGGCCCTCGACGACGGACGGTACGTCGTCCGCAGTGACGACGGGCTCACCGCGTACCGGTTCACCGCCGTGCGGCGGGCCCTCGACCACTGGCAGGTCGACGCCGGCTCCCTCACCCGGCACCGTGACGGCGCCGAACTCCCGCTCGCCGCAATGGACTTCCTCATCGAGCTGCAGCAGACCCTGGGGCTGAGCGAGGAGATCCTGCCGGTCTACCTGGAGGAGATCTCCTCCACCCTCTCGGGCACCTGCTACAAGCTGACCAAGCCCCGCGTCACCTCCGCGGAGCTGGCCGGCAGCGGCTTCCAGGCGATCGAGGCCGGGATGACCGAGGGCCACCCGTGCTTCGTCGCGAACAACGGGCGGCTCGGGTTCGGCATCCACGAGTACCTGTCGTACGCCCCGGAGACCGCGAGCCAGGTGCGGCTGGTGTGGCTGGCCGCGCACCGCTCGCGGGCCGCTTTCACGGCGGGCGTCGGGATCGCGTACGAGGACTTCATCCGGCAGGAGCTGGGCGAGGAGACCCTCGAACGGTTCCACGCGACGCTGACCGCGCAGGGGCTCGACCCCGCCGACCACCTACTCATCCCCGTCCACCCCTGGCAGTGGTGGAACAAGCTGTCCGTCACCTTCGCCGCCGAGGTGGCCCGGCGGCACCTGGTCTGCCTCGGCGAGGGCGACGACGAGTACCTGGCCCAGCAGTCCATCCGGACCTTCTTCAACAGCAGCGACCCGCACAAGCACTATGTGAAGACGGCCCTGTCCGTGCTCAACATGGGCTTCATGCGCGGGCTGTCCGCCGCCTACATGGAGGCGACCCCGGCGATCAACGACTGGCTGGCCCAGCTGATCGAGGACGACCCGGTGCTCAGGTCCACCGGCCTGAGCATCATCCGGGAGCGGGCGGCCGTGGGCTACCGGCACCTGGAGTACGAGAAGGCCACCGACCCCTGCTCGCCGTACCGCAAGATGCTGGCCGCGCTGTGGCGGGAGAGCCCGGTGCCCACGCTGAAGGACGGTGAGTCCCTCGCGACCATGGCCTGCCTGCTGCACCTGGACCATGCCGGCGCCTCCTTCGCGGGCGCGCTGATCGACCGCTCCGGGCTCACGCCCACCGAGTGGCTGCGGCAGTACCTGCGGGCGTACTACACCCCGCTGCTGCACAGCTTCTACGCCTACGACCTGGTGTTCATGCCGCACGGCGAGAACGTGATCCTGGTGCTGAAGGACGGGGCCGTGCAGCGGGCCGTCTACAAGGACATCGCCGAGGAGATCGCGGTGATGGACCCGGACGCGGCGCTGCCGCCCGAGGTGCGGCGGATCCGCGTCGAGGTGCCCGAGGACAAGAAGCTCCTGTCGATCTTCACCGACGTCTTCGACTGCTTCTTCCGTTTCCTGGCCGCGAACCTCGCCGGCGAGGGCATCCTGGCGGAGGACGGCTTCTGGCGCACGGTCGCCGAGGTCACCCGCGAGTATCAGGACGCGAACCCCCAACTGGCCGAGAAGTTCCGACAGTACGACATGTTCGCCCCCGAGTTCGCCCTGTCCTGCCTCAACCGGCTCCAGCTGCGCAACAACGAGCAGATGGTGGACCTCGCCGATCCGTCCGGCGCGCTCCAGCTGGTGGGCACCCTGGAGAACCCGATCGCCGGGTTCTGA
- a CDS encoding beta-N-acetylhexosaminidase → MRRNHSTTPRTPRILGSLLLVAAAGAFTLGAAPAAAAAAPTPLGRVVPAPASVAPGGTPYRITRGTSVRVDATPEVRSIGAYLAAILRPSTGYPLPLTEHGAGGIRLHLAQGDLGAEGYRLHSGADGVTIVASAPAGLFHGVQTLRQLLPSAVEKKTVQSVRSGAWRIAGGTIEDRPRYAYRGAMLDVSRHFFTVAQVKRYIDELALYKINELHLHLSDDQGWRIAIDSWPRLATYGGSTEVGGGKGGFYTKAQYREIVSYAASRYLEVVPEIDMPGHSNAALASYAQLNCNDQAPPLYTGTKVGFSSLCVPRQVTYDFVDDVVRELAALTPGRYLHIGGDEAHSTSHADYVTFMDRVQPVVAKYGKTVIGWHQLTGAHPVKGAIAQYWGLDSTSAADKEQVVTAARNGTGLVLSPADRVYLDMKYTKDTRLGLTWAGLVEVQRSYDWDPGSYLPGAPASAIRGVEAPLWSETLKTSADIDYMAFPRLPGAAELGWSPAATHDWNTYKVRLAAQAPRWDALGIGYYRSPQVPWPAG, encoded by the coding sequence GTGAGACGCAACCACAGCACAACTCCCCGAACACCTCGCATCCTCGGGTCCCTGCTGCTCGTCGCGGCTGCCGGGGCCTTCACCCTCGGTGCCGCCCCCGCCGCAGCAGCCGCCGCCCCCACCCCCCTTGGCCGGGTGGTCCCGGCGCCCGCCTCGGTCGCACCGGGCGGCACCCCCTACCGCATCACCCGGGGCACCAGCGTCCGCGTCGACGCCACCCCCGAGGTCCGCAGCATCGGCGCGTACCTCGCCGCCATCCTCAGGCCCTCCACCGGCTACCCGCTGCCGCTCACCGAGCACGGCGCCGGCGGCATCCGACTCCACCTCGCCCAGGGCGACTTGGGCGCCGAGGGCTACCGGCTGCACAGTGGTGCCGACGGTGTCACCATCGTCGCGAGCGCCCCCGCGGGCCTCTTCCACGGTGTGCAGACGCTGCGTCAGCTCCTGCCGTCCGCCGTCGAGAAGAAGACCGTGCAGAGCGTGCGGTCCGGCGCCTGGCGGATCGCCGGCGGCACCATCGAGGACCGTCCCCGCTACGCCTACCGCGGCGCCATGCTGGACGTCTCCCGGCACTTCTTCACCGTCGCCCAGGTCAAGCGGTACATCGACGAACTGGCCCTCTACAAGATCAACGAGCTGCATCTGCACCTCAGCGACGACCAGGGCTGGCGCATCGCCATCGACTCCTGGCCGCGCCTTGCGACCTACGGCGGCTCCACCGAGGTCGGCGGCGGCAAGGGCGGCTTCTACACCAAGGCCCAGTACCGGGAGATCGTCTCCTACGCCGCCTCCCGCTATCTGGAGGTCGTCCCCGAGATCGACATGCCCGGCCACAGCAACGCGGCCCTCGCCTCCTACGCCCAGCTGAACTGCAACGACCAGGCACCCCCGCTCTACACCGGCACCAAGGTCGGCTTCAGCTCGCTGTGCGTGCCCAGGCAGGTGACCTACGACTTCGTGGACGACGTCGTACGCGAGCTGGCCGCGCTGACTCCCGGCCGCTACCTCCACATAGGCGGTGACGAGGCGCACTCCACCAGCCACGCCGACTACGTGACCTTCATGGACCGGGTGCAGCCCGTCGTCGCGAAGTACGGCAAGACGGTCATCGGCTGGCACCAGCTGACCGGCGCCCACCCGGTCAAGGGCGCGATCGCCCAGTACTGGGGCCTGGACAGCACCAGCGCAGCCGACAAGGAACAGGTCGTCACGGCCGCCCGGAACGGCACCGGGCTGGTCCTGTCCCCGGCCGACCGGGTGTACCTCGACATGAAGTACACCAAGGACACCAGGCTGGGGCTCACCTGGGCGGGCCTGGTGGAGGTGCAGCGGTCGTACGACTGGGATCCGGGGAGCTATCTGCCGGGTGCCCCGGCCTCGGCGATCCGGGGGGTGGAGGCGCCCCTGTGGTCCGAGACCCTGAAGACGTCCGCCGACATCGACTACATGGCGTTCCCGCGTCTTCCCGGCGCGGCCGAGCTGGGCTGGTCCCCGGCGGCCACGCACGACTGGAACACCTACAAGGTGCGCCTGGCCGCGCAGGCCCCGCGCTGGGACGCGCTCGGGATCGGCTACTACCGCTCGCCGCAGGTGCCGTGGCCGGCGGGATAG